Proteins encoded by one window of Tunturibacter psychrotolerans:
- a CDS encoding Dps family protein: MAVAIKKASSSNANVAPHWHAHAKEIQKYGSVVEDIPHPLSAKIRADMVAQLNQLLADSITLRDMYKKHHWQVSGPTFYQLHLLFDKHFDEQVEMVDTIAERVQLLGGVTIAMGGDVAEVTRLQRPPRGREEVPVQISRLLEAHKIIIQSCLDISDLADKAGDQGTNDLVISDILRPNELQSWFIGQHLVEMPLILEK; encoded by the coding sequence ATGGCAGTTGCAATCAAGAAGGCAAGTTCGAGTAACGCGAACGTCGCGCCGCACTGGCATGCACACGCAAAGGAGATCCAGAAGTACGGCTCTGTGGTTGAGGATATCCCTCATCCGTTGAGTGCGAAGATCCGGGCAGACATGGTCGCCCAACTCAATCAGCTTCTGGCCGACTCCATCACCCTGCGTGACATGTACAAGAAGCACCACTGGCAGGTCTCCGGTCCGACCTTCTATCAGCTTCATCTTCTCTTCGACAAGCACTTCGATGAGCAGGTTGAGATGGTGGATACCATAGCGGAGCGCGTCCAGCTACTCGGCGGCGTCACCATCGCCATGGGTGGAGATGTAGCCGAGGTAACCCGCCTCCAGCGGCCGCCTCGTGGCAGGGAAGAGGTTCCGGTACAGATCTCCCGGCTCCTCGAGGCTCATAAAATTATCATTCAGAGCTGCCTCGACATCTCGGATTTAGCGGACAAAGCGGGAGATCAGGGAACCAACGATCTGGTCATCAGCGATATTCTCCGTCCTAATGAGCTGCAGTCCTGGTTCATCGGCCAGCATCTGGTTGAGATGCCGTTGATTCTTGAAAAATAG
- a CDS encoding VTT domain-containing protein yields MPIALAFFVHYAYLIVFLWVLVEQVGIPIPSVPVLLTAGTLSATHTVNHLYVVMSVLFACLIADTIWFALGRRFGNSVLKLLCRLSFEASTCVSKTEGYFTRRGPVTLLFAKFVPGLSTVAAPIAGQTGMPYSKFLMWDLAGSLIWGETFILAGRFFGDVAKKSAPFLHWLGHFAFLIFVLMVMGFLAHRIWKQRKFLQQVRELRLEPSELKGMLDAAEASGLKPPFIVDLRHPLDYLPDPRVLPGALRIGPNELKLHSEIIPRDRDVILYCTCPSEETSAKLALQLHKMGVYRVRPLRGGFDGWKEAGYPLVDYVSETPSSEVVQKILPANSNTAVPSM; encoded by the coding sequence ATGCCGATAGCACTCGCATTCTTCGTCCATTACGCCTACCTGATCGTCTTCCTTTGGGTGCTAGTGGAGCAGGTCGGCATTCCTATTCCAAGCGTGCCAGTTTTGCTTACCGCTGGAACTCTTAGCGCGACACATACCGTCAATCATCTCTATGTCGTCATGTCGGTTCTGTTTGCCTGCCTCATCGCGGACACCATCTGGTTCGCGCTCGGTCGCCGCTTTGGCAACAGCGTTTTGAAGCTGCTTTGTCGGCTTTCCTTTGAAGCTTCCACCTGTGTCAGCAAGACCGAGGGATACTTTACCCGGCGGGGCCCGGTCACGTTGCTCTTCGCGAAGTTCGTTCCGGGCCTTAGTACCGTGGCCGCGCCTATCGCTGGCCAAACCGGGATGCCCTATTCGAAGTTCCTTATGTGGGATCTTGCTGGCTCTCTCATATGGGGTGAGACCTTCATTCTCGCCGGCCGTTTCTTCGGCGACGTTGCCAAAAAGAGCGCGCCCTTCCTGCACTGGCTTGGCCACTTTGCCTTCTTGATCTTTGTCCTGATGGTTATGGGCTTCCTGGCACATCGCATCTGGAAGCAGCGCAAGTTCCTGCAGCAGGTTCGCGAACTGCGCCTCGAACCGAGCGAGTTGAAAGGGATGTTGGATGCCGCCGAGGCTAGCGGTCTCAAACCTCCGTTCATCGTCGACCTGCGCCACCCGCTCGACTATCTTCCTGATCCTCGCGTGCTTCCGGGAGCCCTCCGCATCGGCCCTAACGAACTCAAGCTGCACAGTGAGATTATTCCGCGCGACCGCGACGTGATCCTGTACTGCACCTGTCCCAGCGAAGAGACGAGCGCGAAGCTTGCCCTGCAATTGCACAAGATGGGGGTATACCGGGTGCGTCCTCTCCGCGGCGGATTCGATGGCTGGAAGGAAGCTGGTTACC